DNA from Pseudomonadota bacterium:
AAGGAAGAATTGGAAAATCTTTGTGGGGTGAGATGAAGGCATCCGGTTTATTAAGCTTTAAAAGATTAAAAGAACTTTACACATTAAAAAACTTATAGGTGTAATATGAGAGTTGATGAAAAGCTTACCATTGATGCATTTAAGACAGACAGGGAAAGCCATATAAAAATAAATCATGATATCTGTAGAGATAAGTGTAAAATTAAATATTGTCTTTTTATCTGCCCCGGCCATCTTTATACTTTAAATGAAGAAAACAATGAGGTTGTTGTTGAATTTGCAGGGTGCCTCGAATGCGGAACATGCAAG
Protein-coding regions in this window:
- a CDS encoding 4Fe-4S dicluster domain-containing protein; the encoded protein is MRVDEKLTIDAFKTDRESHIKINHDICRDKCKIKYCLFICPGHLYTLNEENNEVVVEFAGCLECGTCKIACIEGAIEWIYPRGDYGVQYRYG